The SAR324 cluster bacterium genome includes a window with the following:
- the grxD gene encoding Grx4 family monothiol glutaredoxin gives MAQIKELVSSSPVFLFMKGTPEMPQCGFSARVCKVLDSWNVPYKAFNVFSDENIRQGIKDYANWPTIPQLYINQEFVGGCDIVEEMSESGELIELFNAAYPDLKITPPPPPAQVKHVQPEEAVQILKDYPESQILDVRTYEEWEMVHLDNSIFLDQSKVGEILSSWDRNTPLIVLCHIGTQRSAQAAHFFTTEGFQQVYHVTGGIDAWAVSVDPTLPRY, from the coding sequence ATGGCGCAGATCAAGGAACTTGTTAGTAGCAGTCCTGTTTTTTTGTTCATGAAAGGCACTCCGGAAATGCCCCAATGCGGTTTTTCCGCAAGAGTGTGTAAAGTTCTGGATTCCTGGAATGTACCTTATAAAGCCTTCAATGTATTTTCTGATGAAAATATTCGCCAGGGAATCAAGGATTACGCCAATTGGCCCACCATTCCACAACTCTACATCAATCAGGAATTTGTCGGGGGATGTGATATTGTTGAGGAAATGTCAGAGTCAGGTGAATTGATTGAACTCTTCAATGCGGCGTATCCTGATCTGAAAATCACACCACCACCACCACCCGCACAGGTCAAACACGTTCAACCTGAAGAAGCGGTTCAGATACTTAAAGATTATCCGGAGTCACAAATTCTTGATGTCAGAACTTATGAAGAATGGGAGATGGTTCATCTGGATAATTCAATATTTCTCGATCAATCCAAGGTTGGAGAAATTCTTTCATCCTGGGATCGAAACACTCCCCTTATTGTGTTATGTCACATCGGAACACAACGCAGTGCACAGGCCGCTCATTTTTTTACTACAGAAGGATTTCAGCAGGTATATCATGTCACTGGGGGCATTGATGCCTGGGCTGTTTCAGTAGATCCGACCCTGCCACGGTATTAA
- a CDS encoding ferredoxin — translation MADKTRKFEINVSGKYYVDEECIDCNLCSELAPDNFTVNLEDGHDYVYKQPITSEEESNCQEAMESCPVDAIGNDGEK, via the coding sequence ATGGCAGACAAAACTCGTAAGTTTGAAATCAATGTCTCTGGCAAATACTATGTTGATGAAGAATGCATCGACTGTAATTTGTGTTCCGAATTAGCACCGGATAATTTTACTGTTAATCTGGAAGATGGACATGACTATGTTTATAAACAACCCATCACCTCTGAGGAGGAATCTAATTGCCAGGAGGCCATGGAATCTTGTCCGGTAGATGCGATTGGCAATGATGGGGAAAAATAA
- a CDS encoding MaoC family dehydratase, whose amino-acid sequence MAQTKTNSGNFFEDFETGMVIRHALPRTLTEGDNALYVALTGERYPLYCSAEFARQLGFKRELINDLLVFHTVFGKSVPDISLNAVANLGYADVRFLMPVYPGDTLRAESTVVGRKENSNGKNGNVYVHTKGYNQRNELVMQFYRWVMVHKRNPDVPCDSQDKPDLPHELSVAQIKFHENFNRGGLDTIATGGKWFFEDYETGERIYHVDGRTIEESDHMLATSSYQNTAKVHFNSHQMSNSRFGKRLMYGGHVISIARALSFNGLENALGILGWNGGSHVAPTFAGDTIYSWSDVLDKKDLNSDFGALRTRLVGIKNVDPQQKGVELKFTDSETGKETYHPNVVLDLDYYILMPKHK is encoded by the coding sequence ATGGCTCAGACAAAAACAAACTCTGGTAATTTTTTTGAAGATTTTGAAACTGGAATGGTTATCAGGCATGCGCTTCCCCGGACACTGACGGAAGGCGACAATGCTCTTTATGTTGCTTTGACAGGAGAACGTTATCCTTTATACTGTTCTGCTGAATTTGCCCGGCAATTGGGGTTCAAACGGGAATTGATCAATGATCTGCTGGTGTTTCACACTGTTTTTGGAAAATCTGTTCCTGACATCAGTCTGAATGCTGTTGCAAACCTGGGTTATGCCGATGTTCGCTTTTTAATGCCGGTTTATCCTGGAGATACGCTTCGTGCGGAATCAACCGTGGTTGGGCGAAAAGAAAATTCTAACGGGAAAAATGGAAATGTGTATGTTCATACCAAAGGCTATAACCAGAGAAATGAATTGGTCATGCAGTTTTATCGCTGGGTAATGGTTCATAAACGAAATCCTGATGTTCCCTGTGACAGCCAGGATAAACCCGATCTTCCGCATGAATTGTCTGTAGCTCAGATCAAATTCCATGAAAACTTTAATCGGGGTGGCCTGGATACCATCGCGACAGGTGGGAAGTGGTTTTTTGAAGATTATGAAACTGGTGAACGCATTTATCATGTAGATGGTAGAACCATTGAAGAATCTGATCACATGCTGGCAACCAGTTCCTATCAAAACACAGCAAAGGTTCATTTCAATTCCCACCAAATGTCAAATTCCAGGTTTGGCAAGAGATTGATGTATGGCGGACATGTGATTTCAATAGCAAGGGCCCTGTCTTTCAATGGTCTGGAAAATGCTCTGGGAATTTTAGGTTGGAATGGTGGAAGTCATGTCGCACCAACTTTTGCGGGTGATACCATTTATTCCTGGTCTGATGTGCTGGACAAAAAAGATCTGAATTCCGATTTTGGCGCCTTGCGCACACGACTGGTTGGTATCAAAAATGTTGACCCTCAACAAAAAGGCGTTGAGCTTAAATTTACAGATTCTGAAACAGGCAAGGAAACTTATCATCCCAATGTGGTTCTGGATCTGGATTATTATATCCTGATGCCCAAACATAAATAA
- the prfB gene encoding peptide chain release factor 2 (programmed frameshift) gives MLSEEYRMQINDMFERVGNLKGIFDVADKQKSLELLQKQSSEDTFWQQPQEQRTDVLKQISHLSDLIDEWKKLVDLKDNLETALELYDETQEDEFLGELNQYRTKLEEELNKLEIINLFTGANDEKNAIVTIHPGAGGTESTDWASMLYNMYLRWTNHNGYDVDIMDFLPGDEAGIKSVTFEVSGKYAYGNLKTETGVHRLVRISPFDANKRRHTSFASVFVYADIDEEIAIEINTEDLKIDTFRASGAGGQHVNTTDSAIRITHMPSGIVVQCQTERSQHKNKSSAMKILKAKLYEKQQDSLRAERDKLNSTKQEIAWGSQIRSYVLQPYQLVKDHRTGYETGNSGAVLDGKIDEFIKEALVQKICD, from the exons ATGTTGAGCGAAGAATATCGGATGCAAATCAACGATATGTTCGAACGTGTGGGGAACCTA AAGGGTATCTTTGACGTTGCGGACAAACAAAAATCTCTTGAACTACTTCAGAAGCAATCGTCTGAAGACACCTTCTGGCAACAACCCCAGGAGCAACGTACCGATGTCCTGAAGCAAATTTCACATCTGTCGGATCTTATCGATGAATGGAAGAAACTTGTTGATCTGAAGGACAACCTTGAAACGGCGCTGGAGTTGTATGATGAAACCCAGGAGGATGAATTTTTGGGTGAATTGAACCAGTATCGAACCAAATTGGAGGAGGAACTCAACAAACTTGAAATCATCAATCTGTTCACCGGGGCCAATGATGAAAAAAACGCGATTGTGACAATTCATCCCGGCGCTGGCGGTACAGAATCCACCGATTGGGCCTCCATGCTGTATAACATGTATCTGCGTTGGACCAATCATAATGGTTATGATGTGGATATTATGGATTTTCTGCCTGGTGATGAAGCTGGAATCAAATCAGTGACTTTTGAGGTTTCCGGCAAATATGCTTATGGCAATCTAAAGACCGAGACAGGGGTTCACCGGTTGGTGCGAATTTCTCCCTTTGACGCTAACAAACGCAGACACACTTCCTTTGCGTCAGTGTTTGTTTATGCGGATATTGACGAGGAAATCGCGATCGAAATCAATACTGAAGATCTAAAAATTGACACGTTCCGTGCGAGTGGTGCCGGTGGCCAGCATGTCAACACCACAGATTCCGCGATTCGTATCACGCATATGCCTTCAGGAATTGTGGTCCAGTGTCAAACTGAACGATCCCAGCATAAAAACAAATCTTCTGCTATGAAGATTTTAAAGGCCAAACTCTATGAAAAACAACAGGATTCATTGAGGGCGGAACGTGATAAACTGAACAGCACAAAACAGGAAATTGCGTGGGGGAGTCAGATTCGAAGTTATGTGCTTCAGCCATATCAATTGGTCAAAGACCATCGTACTGGATACGAAACGGGCAATTCTGGTGCGGTACTCGATGGAAAAATAGATGAGTTTATCAAAGAAGCCCTTGTTCAGAAAATTTGTGATTAA
- a CDS encoding YajQ family cyclic di-GMP-binding protein yields MSSCSFDIVCEVNLQELDNGVNQAKREIETRYDFKGSHCEIELDKEKSSVLLTADDDMKMKMVIDILLTKLIKRSVPVKSIVYGKTEPTGRLLKKTLTVQQGLSKEQCKKITTCIKDSKLKVQAQVMGEQVRVTGKSKDDLQQIMGLLKGMELDFDLQFTNYR; encoded by the coding sequence ATGTCAAGCTGTTCATTTGATATTGTTTGTGAAGTCAACCTTCAGGAACTCGACAATGGGGTCAATCAGGCTAAACGGGAAATTGAAACCCGTTATGATTTTAAAGGCAGTCATTGTGAGATCGAACTTGATAAGGAAAAATCATCGGTGTTGCTGACAGCGGATGATGACATGAAGATGAAAATGGTGATTGATATTTTATTGACCAAACTCATCAAACGATCTGTTCCTGTTAAATCCATTGTTTATGGAAAGACTGAGCCTACTGGACGTTTATTGAAAAAAACATTGACCGTTCAGCAGGGACTATCCAAAGAACAGTGTAAAAAAATCACAACGTGTATCAAGGATTCCAAACTCAAAGTGCAGGCACAGGTAATGGGCGAACAAGTTCGGGTTACCGGGAAAAGTAAGGATGATCTTCAGCAAATCATGGGATTGTTGAAAGGAATGGAACTGGATTTTGATCTTCAGTTTACAAATTACAGATAA
- a CDS encoding response regulator, which yields MAKNYPAPQILIVDDREENLFLTQAILKSLNIQIYTASSGKRAIEIAHEQDLALVLLDIQMPDLDGFEIAARIREHDLSRNVPIIFITAIFREDHYIFKGYEHGAVDFLSKPFDPYILESKVRIFVSLYEQRRDLALKTAELNEALSIQYMIADNAIRTAEELKTAKQKLEETNSELIASRLEQEKTTKMFQVFVPKQFLQRIYAEGVDFLTPGYCHQEVLTILFSDIRSYTRISEQMTPRKNFEFLNEYLTMMEPLITDHGGFIDKFIGDGIMALFDRENSVNRAIQSAIEMHRAIQHHNAHRSKEFPPIHFGVGINTGAVVVGALGTINRMDSTVVGDHVNISARLEQLTKQYKAGILITGYSHAEINDDDYAIREIDTVKIRGKGVPVTIFEVFDHDPPEIYDKKQQTKAFLFEGIIRYKSQHFEDAIKLFEKCEAIYPDDVITREYLQRCRYFLRYPPEDYFWDGVVEETSYYLNQQRRRRTPRFDVYTPARLFMKQNMISGIALDISRFGMRMELEEPLTVGETTIAEIVFLPEKDGHAIELDPIQIICKVIWQKNSVKKDYINKWTIGLEFLMLSATQESDLIHAVKQITQTPMN from the coding sequence ATGGCTAAAAATTATCCTGCACCTCAAATCCTGATTGTAGATGATCGTGAGGAAAACCTGTTTCTGACACAAGCCATCCTGAAGTCTCTCAACATTCAAATTTATACCGCATCCTCAGGAAAACGTGCGATAGAGATTGCGCATGAGCAAGATCTGGCATTGGTTTTACTGGATATCCAAATGCCGGATCTTGATGGTTTTGAGATTGCGGCAAGAATCAGGGAGCATGACCTGTCCCGCAATGTTCCCATCATTTTCATCACCGCCATTTTCCGTGAAGATCATTATATCTTCAAAGGTTATGAACATGGCGCCGTTGATTTTCTGTCTAAACCCTTTGATCCTTATATTCTGGAAAGCAAAGTCCGTATTTTTGTCAGTTTATATGAACAAAGAAGAGATCTCGCTCTTAAAACAGCGGAACTGAATGAGGCTCTTTCTATCCAATACATGATTGCGGATAATGCCATCAGGACGGCTGAAGAATTAAAAACAGCCAAACAGAAACTTGAAGAAACCAACAGTGAATTGATCGCCTCACGACTAGAACAGGAAAAAACCACAAAAATGTTTCAGGTGTTTGTTCCCAAACAATTTCTCCAGCGTATCTATGCGGAAGGCGTTGATTTTTTGACACCGGGTTATTGTCATCAAGAAGTTTTGACCATTTTATTTTCTGATATTCGCTCCTATACCCGCATATCAGAACAAATGACTCCTCGAAAAAACTTCGAATTTCTCAATGAATACCTCACCATGATGGAACCGTTGATCACTGATCATGGGGGCTTCATTGACAAGTTTATAGGCGATGGGATCATGGCACTGTTTGATAGAGAAAATTCGGTCAACAGAGCTATTCAGTCTGCTATAGAAATGCACAGAGCCATTCAACATCACAATGCACATCGTTCCAAAGAATTTCCACCTATACATTTTGGAGTGGGAATCAATACAGGTGCTGTCGTCGTCGGCGCATTGGGTACCATAAACAGGATGGATTCAACCGTGGTGGGCGATCATGTGAATATCTCTGCCCGTCTGGAACAACTGACCAAACAATACAAAGCCGGTATTCTGATCACGGGATACAGTCATGCGGAAATCAATGATGATGATTATGCCATTCGTGAAATTGATACGGTTAAAATACGGGGAAAAGGAGTACCTGTTACAATTTTTGAGGTTTTTGATCATGATCCTCCTGAAATTTATGATAAAAAGCAGCAGACCAAAGCATTTTTATTTGAAGGGATCATTCGCTACAAAAGTCAGCACTTTGAAGACGCCATAAAGTTATTTGAAAAATGTGAAGCGATTTATCCGGATGATGTGATAACGCGTGAATATTTGCAACGCTGCCGGTATTTTTTGCGTTATCCGCCTGAGGATTATTTCTGGGATGGTGTTGTGGAAGAAACCAGTTACTATCTCAACCAACAACGACGACGACGCACGCCAAGGTTTGATGTCTATACGCCGGCCCGCTTGTTTATGAAGCAAAACATGATTTCCGGGATCGCTCTGGATATTTCGAGGTTTGGAATGCGTATGGAGTTGGAAGAACCGTTAACAGTGGGGGAAACCACAATTGCTGAAATTGTATTTTTGCCAGAAAAAGATGGTCATGCTATTGAACTGGATCCCATACAAATTATTTGCAAAGTCATATGGCAGAAAAACAGCGTTAAAAAAGATTACATCAATAAATGGACCATCGGATTGGAATTTTTAATGCTCTCAGCCACACAGGAAAGTGATCTGATCCATGCGGTGAAACAGATCACTCAGACGCCAATGAACTGA
- a CDS encoding ATP-binding cassette domain-containing protein: MIEAQGLYKAFRIYRKSPGLKGALKSLVYRNHEMNEAVKPFDLSVKHGEIIGLLGPNGAGKTTLMKMFTGIIVPSGGSLSVMGHVPEKRERLFRKKIALVMGQKSQLWWDLPAMDSFELLGRYYEIERNTFKQRVALLSSLLQVEHILHVHVRKLSLGERMKVELMASLLHQPEIIFLDEPTIGLDLIAQQKIREFIKSYHQETGSTIILTSHYMADVTALCSRLVLIFQGGKRFDGPIQEFEKLLGEEKDVSFLFAAPISRDDMFWTSLDTRWNEERTHVHIRLPMKQLREISAEILHRYPVLDFSTENLPVERVMKTLMENPQLLSASY, from the coding sequence ATGATTGAAGCACAAGGACTTTATAAAGCATTTCGCATCTATCGAAAGTCTCCCGGATTGAAAGGAGCACTGAAATCTCTTGTTTATCGCAACCATGAAATGAATGAGGCAGTCAAACCCTTTGATCTGAGTGTGAAGCATGGCGAAATCATTGGTTTACTTGGTCCCAATGGCGCAGGAAAAACAACCTTAATGAAGATGTTTACCGGGATCATTGTCCCCTCAGGGGGCTCTCTCTCTGTGATGGGCCATGTCCCTGAAAAACGAGAGCGCCTGTTTCGAAAAAAAATCGCGCTGGTTATGGGACAAAAATCGCAACTGTGGTGGGATTTACCAGCTATGGATTCGTTTGAACTGCTGGGACGATACTATGAAATAGAGCGGAATACCTTCAAACAAAGGGTTGCGTTGCTTTCCTCCCTGTTACAGGTTGAACATATCCTTCATGTCCATGTTCGAAAATTATCCCTGGGTGAACGGATGAAAGTTGAATTGATGGCGTCACTACTCCATCAACCAGAGATTATTTTTCTGGATGAACCAACTATTGGATTGGATCTGATCGCACAACAAAAAATCAGGGAATTTATTAAATCCTATCATCAGGAAACCGGAAGCACGATCATTCTGACATCGCACTATATGGCTGATGTCACGGCGCTTTGCTCAAGGCTGGTGCTCATTTTTCAGGGTGGGAAACGTTTTGATGGTCCCATACAGGAGTTTGAGAAGTTGTTGGGTGAAGAAAAAGATGTTTCTTTTTTATTTGCGGCGCCAATATCCAGGGATGATATGTTCTGGACATCTCTGGATACCAGATGGAATGAGGAAAGAACCCATGTCCATATCCGTCTGCCGATGAAGCAATTGAGAGAAATCAGTGCTGAAATTCTTCATCGTTATCCTGTGCTTGATTTCAGCACAGAAAATCTGCCTGTAGAACGTGTGATGAAAACACTCATGGAAAATCCGCAACTGCTGTCAGCATCCTATTGA
- a CDS encoding DUF1499 domain-containing protein — translation MGLFSCAGKRPENLGVKDQHLAPCPNKPNCVSSQSQDDSHFIKPLTYLGTVEESRQWLKEIITSKPNTTLIKEESDYFWFEFKSALMGFVDDVEFYFPQSEQIIHVRSASRLGYSDMGANRKRIELLRQTFSPSAQ, via the coding sequence ATGGGGTTATTCAGTTGCGCAGGTAAACGTCCGGAAAATCTTGGAGTCAAAGATCAACACTTGGCTCCTTGTCCCAACAAACCCAATTGTGTTTCCAGTCAAAGTCAGGATGACTCGCATTTCATCAAGCCGTTGACATATCTTGGCACTGTTGAGGAATCCAGGCAATGGTTGAAAGAAATTATTACATCCAAGCCCAATACAACGCTGATCAAGGAAGAATCAGATTATTTCTGGTTTGAGTTTAAATCGGCCTTGATGGGATTTGTGGATGATGTGGAATTTTATTTTCCGCAATCGGAACAGATCATTCATGTACGTTCAGCTTCTCGTCTGGGATATTCGGATATGGGTGCCAATCGTAAAAGGATTGAACTCCTTCGTCAGACCTTCTCGCCGTCAGCTCAATAA